A genome region from Cucumis sativus cultivar 9930 chromosome 4, Cucumber_9930_V3, whole genome shotgun sequence includes the following:
- the LOC101204722 gene encoding lipid phosphate phosphatase delta isoform X2, giving the protein MESVAGWQTVALFGLLSWIALASYINITHKLRSSLQPWVTQHVVTGAPLILRIQKYQNSFFDALFSGLSCIVSVPFYTAFLPLLFWSGHGKLARQMTLLMAFCDYLGNSIKDVISAPRPSCPPVRRITATKDEEENAMEYGLPSSHTLNTVCLSGYLLYYILSYTENIHASYAFAGFALVCLLVGLIGLVIYFWGALSILLLFAYPTPEFPTPSFEFHTAFDGVAFGIVAGVQQTYHQFHHEAVARIFTPQLPLFTFLGRMLVGLPTILMVKFCSKALAKWILPIVSNTLGMSIRSTSYIPMLNSSSTGKVDGCKQRGPLHKLFFFSSQDSFDIDTGIRFVQYAGLAWSVVDLVPSLFAYLNL; this is encoded by the exons ATGGAAAGCGTTGCTGGCTGGCAAACGGTGGCTTTGTTTGGGCTCCTCTCCTGGATTGCTTTGGCCTCCTACATTAACATAACCCACAAGCTCAGATCCTCTCTACAACCTTGGGTGACTCAACATGTCGTCACAGGCGCTCCTCTCATCCTTCGAATCCAG AAATATCAGAATTCGTTCTTCGATGCCCTTTTTTCTGGGCTGTCTTGCATTGTTTCTGTGCCTTTCTACACCGCTTTTCTTCCGCTGCTATTCTGG AGTGGTCATGGAAAATTGGCTCGGCAAATGACTCTTTTAATGGCGTTTTGTGATTACTTGGGGAATTCCATTAAG GATGTGATATCAGCTCCTAGACCCAGTTGCCCACCTGTTAGGAGAATAACTGCTACCAAAGACGAGGAGGAAAATGCCATGGAATATGGATTGCCCTCTTCTCACACGCTAAATACAGTTTGTTTATCTGG ATACCTCTTGTATTATATCCTATCCTATACTGAGAATATACATGCCTCCTATGCATTTGCGGGGTTTGCTCTTGTTTGTTTGCTTGTAGGCCTCATTGGCTTGG TTATTTATTTCTGGGGTGCCCTAAGCATTCTGCTGCTCTTTGCTTATCCTACTCCCGAGTTCCCTACTCCAAGTTTTGAATTCCACACGGCATTTGATGGTGTTGCGTTTGGAATT GTAGCAGGAGTACAGCAAACATACCATCAGTTTCACCATGAAGCCGTTGCTCGTATCTTTACTCCACAACTCCCACTTTTCACGTTTCTTGGTCGGATGCTCGTCGGTTTACCAACCATATTAATGGTAAAGTTTTGTAGCAAAGCTCTAGCTAAATGGATCCTTCCCATTGTTTCAAACACCTTGGGCATGTCCATAAGATCAACCAGCTATATCCCAATGCTAAATTCATCCTCGACTGGTAAGGTGGATGGGTGCAAACAACGTGGTCCTCTGCACAAGCTGTTCTTCTTCTCGAGCCAGGACTCGTTTGACATTGACACGGGTATTAGGTTCGTTCAATATGCAGGCCTTGCTTGGTCTGTGGTTGATCTTGTTCCTTCTCTTTTTGCTTATTTGAACTTGTGA
- the LOC101204722 gene encoding lipid phosphate phosphatase delta isoform X1 has translation MESVAGWQTVALFGLLSWIALASYINITHKLRSSLQPWVTQHVVTGAPLILRIQKYQNSFFDALFSGLSCIVSVPFYTAFLPLLFWSGHGKLARQMTLLMAFCDYLGNSIKDVISAPRPSCPPVRRITATKDEEENAMEYGLPSSHTLNTVCLSGYLLYYILSYTENIHASYAFAGFALVCLLVGLIGLGRIYLGMHSPIDIICGFVFGLMILLFWSNVHEYVDSFITTGQNVIYFWGALSILLLFAYPTPEFPTPSFEFHTAFDGVAFGIVAGVQQTYHQFHHEAVARIFTPQLPLFTFLGRMLVGLPTILMVKFCSKALAKWILPIVSNTLGMSIRSTSYIPMLNSSSTGKVDGCKQRGPLHKLFFFSSQDSFDIDTGIRFVQYAGLAWSVVDLVPSLFAYLNL, from the exons ATGGAAAGCGTTGCTGGCTGGCAAACGGTGGCTTTGTTTGGGCTCCTCTCCTGGATTGCTTTGGCCTCCTACATTAACATAACCCACAAGCTCAGATCCTCTCTACAACCTTGGGTGACTCAACATGTCGTCACAGGCGCTCCTCTCATCCTTCGAATCCAG AAATATCAGAATTCGTTCTTCGATGCCCTTTTTTCTGGGCTGTCTTGCATTGTTTCTGTGCCTTTCTACACCGCTTTTCTTCCGCTGCTATTCTGG AGTGGTCATGGAAAATTGGCTCGGCAAATGACTCTTTTAATGGCGTTTTGTGATTACTTGGGGAATTCCATTAAG GATGTGATATCAGCTCCTAGACCCAGTTGCCCACCTGTTAGGAGAATAACTGCTACCAAAGACGAGGAGGAAAATGCCATGGAATATGGATTGCCCTCTTCTCACACGCTAAATACAGTTTGTTTATCTGG ATACCTCTTGTATTATATCCTATCCTATACTGAGAATATACATGCCTCCTATGCATTTGCGGGGTTTGCTCTTGTTTGTTTGCTTGTAGGCCTCATTGGCTTGG GAAGAATATACTTGGGCATGCATAGCCCAATTGACATCATTTGTGGTTTTGTTTTCGGCTTGATGATTCTCTTATTTTGGTCAAATGTTCATGAATATGTGGACAGCTTCATTACCACAGGCCAAAATG TTATTTATTTCTGGGGTGCCCTAAGCATTCTGCTGCTCTTTGCTTATCCTACTCCCGAGTTCCCTACTCCAAGTTTTGAATTCCACACGGCATTTGATGGTGTTGCGTTTGGAATT GTAGCAGGAGTACAGCAAACATACCATCAGTTTCACCATGAAGCCGTTGCTCGTATCTTTACTCCACAACTCCCACTTTTCACGTTTCTTGGTCGGATGCTCGTCGGTTTACCAACCATATTAATGGTAAAGTTTTGTAGCAAAGCTCTAGCTAAATGGATCCTTCCCATTGTTTCAAACACCTTGGGCATGTCCATAAGATCAACCAGCTATATCCCAATGCTAAATTCATCCTCGACTGGTAAGGTGGATGGGTGCAAACAACGTGGTCCTCTGCACAAGCTGTTCTTCTTCTCGAGCCAGGACTCGTTTGACATTGACACGGGTATTAGGTTCGTTCAATATGCAGGCCTTGCTTGGTCTGTGGTTGATCTTGTTCCTTCTCTTTTTGCTTATTTGAACTTGTGA
- the LOC101204474 gene encoding serine/threonine-protein phosphatase PP2A-4 catalytic subunit: protein MGTDSMLSEANSSLDEQISQLMQCKPLSEQQVRALCDKAKEVLMEESNVQPVKSPVTICGDIHGQFHDLAELFQIGGKCPDTNYLFMGDYVDRGYYSVETVTLLVALKVRYPHRITILRGNHESRQITQVYGFYDECLRKYGNANVWKTFTDLFDYFPLTALVESEIFCLHGGLSPSIETLDNIRNFDRVQEVPHEGPMCDLLWSDPDDRCGWGISPRGAGYTFGQDISEQFNHMNNLKLIARAHQLVMDGFNWAHEQKVVTIFSAPNYCYRCGNMASILEVDDCKSHTFIQFEPAPRRGEPDVTRRTPDYFL, encoded by the exons ATGGGCACGGATTCGATGTTGTCCGAGGCCAACAGTAGCTTGGACGAGCAGATCTCGCAGCTCATGCAGTGCAAGCCGCTTTCCGAGCAACAG GTTAGGGCATTGTGTGACAAAGCCAAAGAGGTTCTAATGGAAGAGAGCAATGTACAG CCTGTGAAGAGTCCAGTAACAATATGCGGAGATATTCATGGGCAATTTCATGACCTTGCAGAGCTTTTTCAAATTGGAGGGAAG TGTCCGGACACCAATTATCTGTTTATGGGAGATTATGTGGACCGGGGATATTATTCTGTTGAAACTGTCACG TTATTAGTGGCTCTAAAGGTTCGCTATCCTCACCGGATTACCATTCTTCGAGGGAATCATGAGAGCCGTCAG ATCACTCAGGTTTATGGCTTTTACGACGAATGTTTAAGGAA GTATGGAAATGCTAATGTATGGAAGACGTTTACAGATCTTTTTGACTATTTTCCTTTGACTGCCTTG GTTGAGTCTGAAATATTTTGCCTCCATGGTGGGTTGTCACCATCCATTGAAACCCTTGATAACATCCGAAACTTTGACCGTGTTCAAGAGGTTCCACATGAAGGCCCAATGTGTGACCTATTATGGTCTGATCCAGATGACCGATGTGGCTGGGGGATTTCACCTCGGGGTGCTGGGTATACATTTGGCCAG GACATATCTGAACAATTCAATCACatgaataatttaaagttgataGCTAGAGCTCATCAACTTGTCATGGATGGATTTAACTGGGCTCAT GAACAAAAGGTGGTTACTATTTTTAGTGCGCCTAACTATTGTTATCGCTGTGGGAACATGGCTTCAATTTTAGAGGTTGACGACTGCAAGAGTCATACATTTATCCAG TTTGAGCCAGCACCCAGAAGAGGAGAACCCGACGTCACCCGTAGAACACCAGATTACTTCTTATGA
- the LOC101212159 gene encoding uncharacterized protein LOC101212159, translating to MIVCRALSFTLGPPLPLTSGVCATQTEYSQTSSSSLPLRTKCVSLSAADGFEWNPTQYFAKGSNLKRRSGVYGGREDGEEGEAERERDVRCEVEVVSWRERRIRADVFVHSGIESVWNVLTDYERLADFIPNLVSSGRIPCPHPGRIWLEQRGLQRALYWHIEARVVLDLQELLNSDGSRELLFSMVDGDFKKFEGKWSINAGTRSSPTMLSYEVNVIPRFNFPAILLERIIRSDLPVNLRALACRAEEKSEGGQRVGNIKDSKDVVLSNTLNGATCVKDEIVQENSRGGNSNSNLGSVPPLSNELNTNWGVFGKVCRLDKRCMVDEVHLRRFDGLLENGGVHRCVVASITVKAPVREVWNVLTAYESLPEVVPNLAISKILSRESNKVRILQEGCKGLLYMVLHARVVLDLCEQLEQEISFEQVEGDFDSLSGKWHFEQLGSHHTLLKYSVESRMHKDTFLSEALMEEVVYEDLPSNLCAIRDSIEKRVLKNSFEALDQGDSEEKSVSRRNNQSNGYTTTAEGVSDINGRASFRPRPKVPGLQRDIEVLKAEVLKFISEHGQEGFMPMRKQLRMHGRVDIEKAITRMGGFRRIASLMNLSLAYKHRKPKGYWDKFDNLQEEINRFQKSWGMDPSYMPSRKSFERAGRYDIARALEKWGGLHEVSRLLSLKVRHPNRQPSFAKDRKSDYVVVNDFDGESKAPSKPYISQDTEKWLTGLKYLDINWVE from the exons ATGATTGTTTGCAGAGCTTTAAGCTTCACTTTGGGGCCGCCATTGCCGCTAACATCTGGTGTCTGTGCTACACAAACGGAGTATTCTCAaacttcctcttcctctcttccACTGCGCACCAAATGCGTCTCCCTTTCTGCAGCTGATGGATTTGAGTGGAACCCCACCCAGTACTTCGCCAAGGGCTCTAATTTGAAAAGGCGAAGTGGGGTTTATGGAGGTCGAGAAGATGGTGAAGAAGGTGAGGCAGAGAGGGAGCGAGATGTTCGTTGTGAAGTGGAGGTTGTGTCGTGGAGGGAGCGTCGGATTCGTGCTGATGTTTTTGTTCATTCTGGGATTGAATCGGTTTGGAATGTTCTTACGGATTATGAGCGGCTCGCTGATTTCATACCTAATCTTGTTTCCAG TGGGAGAATTCCTTGTCCACATCCTGGTCGGATATGGTTGGAACAAAGAGGTCTGCAACGAGCATTGTATTGGCATATTGAAGCTAGAGTTGTCTTGGATCTTCAAGAGCTTCTAAATTCG GATGGTAGTCGTGAACTCCTTTTCTCCATGGTCGATGGggactttaaaaaatttgaaggcaAATGGTCCATAAACGCTGGTACAAG GTCATCTCCAACAATGTTGTCGTATGAAGTTAATGTGATACCGAGATTCAATTTTCCTGCCATTCTTCTAGAAAGAATAATTAGATCAGACCTACCAGTGAATCTACGTGCCTTGGCATGTAGAGCCGAAGAGAAATCTGAAGGGGGTCAAAGAGTAGGAAACATTAAAGACTCCAAGGACGTGGTTCTCTCTAATACACTTAATGGTGCTACATGTGTAAAGGATGAAATAGTACAGGAAAATTCTAGAGGGGGTAATTCTAATTCCAATTTAGGATCCGTGCCCCCATTATCTAATGAACTGAATACCAACTGGGGAGTTTTCGGAAAAGTATGCCGACTTGACAAGCGTTGCATGGTCGATGAAGTTCATCTTCGCAGATTTGATGGTTTGTTG GAAAATGGAGGTGTCCATCGTTGTGTGGTAGCTAGCATAACAGTGAAGGCTCCAGTTCGTGAAGTCTGGAATGTACTGACTGCTTATGAAAGTCTTCCCGA AGTAGTTCCAAATTTAGCAATCAGCAAGATATTGTCAAGAGAAAGCAACAAAGTTCGCATTCTTCAG GAAGGATGCAAGGGTTTACTGTATATGGTTCTGCATGCCCGTGTAGTTTTGGACTTGTGTGAACAGCTTGAGCAAGAGATTAGCTTTGAACAGGTTGAAGGAGACTTCGACTCTCTTAGTGGAAAATGGCATTTTGAGCAGTTAGGAAGTCATCATACCTTGTTGAAATACTCGGTGGAGTCGAGAATGCACAAAGACACCTTTCTTTCGGAGGCTCTAATGGAAGAG GTTGTATATGAAGATCTTCCTTCGAACTTATGTGCAATTCGAGACTCCATTGAGAAAAgggttttgaaaaattcttttgaagcACTTGATCAAGGTGATTCAGAGGAGAAAAGTGTGTCACGTCGAAACAATCAATCCAATGGTTATACGACAACAGCTGAGGGAGTTTCAGACATCAATGGGAGAGCTTCATTCAGACCAAGGCCCAAAGTTCCAGGATTACAAAGAGATATTGAAGTTCTTAAAGCAGAGGTGCTCAAGTTTATTTCAGAACATGGGCAGGAAGGATTTATGCCAATGAGAAAGCAACTTCGCATGCACGGAAGGGTAGATATTGAAAAGGCAATCACACGTATGGGTGGATTTAGAAGGATTGCATCACTTATGAATCTTTCTCTGGCCTATAAACACCGCAAGCCGAAGGGTTACTGGGATAAATTTGACAATTTGCAGGAAGAG ATAAATCGGTTCCAAAAGAGCTGGGGAATGGATCCATCATACATGCCCAGTAGGAAGTCCTTCGAACGCGCAG GGAGGTACGACATCGCACGGGCACTCGAGAAATGGGGTGGCCTACATGAAGTTTCTCGTCTTTTATCGCTAAAAGTGAGACATCCTAATAGACAACCAAGCTTTGCCAAAGATAGGAAGAGTGATTATGTAGTTGTGAATGACTTTGATGGTGAAAGTAAAGCTCCATCTAAACCCTATATTTCTCAGGACACAGAAAAATGGCTTACAGGACTAAAATATTTGGATATCAATTGGGTTGAGTAG